One region of Paenibacillus polymyxa M1 genomic DNA includes:
- the mtaB gene encoding tRNA (N(6)-L-threonylcarbamoyladenosine(37)-C(2))-methylthiotransferase MtaB, with amino-acid sequence MPSVAFYTLGCKVNFYDTEAIWQLFKKEGYEQVDFDEQTADVYLINTCTVTNTGDKKSRQIIRRAIRRNPDAIVAVTGCYAQTSPAEIMDIPGVDLVIGTQDRDKIIPFVKEIQESRQPVNAVRNIMKTRVFEEMDVPDFAHHTRAFLKIQDGCNNFCTFCIIPWSRGLSRSRDAASIITQARQLVHAGYKEIVLTGIHTGGYGDDMDNYDLSDLLWDLEKVEGLERIRISSIEASQIDEKMLDVLKRSNKLVRHFHIPLQAGDDTVLKRMRRKYTTEEFYNKMLMIRKAMPDVAITTDIIVGFPGETDEMFRNGYELMKKIGFSEMHVFPYSKRTGTPAARMEDQVDEDVKNARVRELIELSEQMQLAYAEKFVGQVLEVIPEVAPKGTEDSGILYGYSDNYIQLVFEGNKDLVGKVCRVKLTKAGVNESEGQLVRVLENGLQTAL; translated from the coding sequence ATGCCATCAGTGGCATTTTACACATTAGGTTGTAAGGTAAACTTTTATGATACAGAAGCGATCTGGCAGCTGTTCAAAAAAGAAGGTTATGAGCAGGTGGATTTTGACGAGCAGACCGCTGATGTCTATTTAATTAATACATGTACGGTTACGAACACCGGTGATAAAAAAAGCCGTCAGATCATTCGTCGCGCGATTCGCCGAAATCCAGATGCCATTGTGGCAGTGACGGGCTGTTACGCTCAAACTTCTCCAGCTGAAATTATGGATATTCCAGGTGTTGATCTTGTTATTGGTACGCAGGACCGAGATAAGATTATTCCGTTTGTAAAGGAGATCCAAGAGTCGCGTCAACCCGTAAACGCGGTGCGTAATATAATGAAGACCCGTGTGTTTGAGGAAATGGATGTACCTGATTTTGCTCATCATACCCGCGCGTTTCTAAAAATTCAGGATGGCTGCAATAACTTCTGCACCTTCTGTATTATCCCGTGGTCGCGGGGCTTATCCCGCAGCCGTGATGCGGCGAGCATTATCACACAGGCGCGTCAACTGGTGCACGCAGGCTACAAGGAAATCGTACTCACGGGTATCCATACGGGTGGTTATGGCGACGATATGGATAATTATGACCTATCCGATCTGCTGTGGGACCTGGAGAAAGTGGAAGGGCTGGAACGTATTCGTATCAGCTCGATTGAAGCCAGCCAGATTGATGAAAAAATGCTGGACGTGCTGAAACGCTCCAATAAGCTGGTTCGCCATTTCCACATACCGCTTCAAGCAGGGGACGATACCGTGCTGAAACGGATGCGCCGCAAGTACACGACAGAAGAGTTTTATAACAAAATGCTTATGATTCGAAAAGCAATGCCAGATGTAGCGATTACAACAGATATAATTGTCGGCTTCCCTGGAGAAACGGACGAAATGTTCCGCAATGGCTATGAGCTGATGAAAAAAATCGGTTTCTCGGAAATGCACGTGTTCCCGTATTCCAAGCGTACTGGAACGCCTGCGGCGCGTATGGAGGATCAGGTTGACGAGGACGTGAAAAATGCACGTGTGCGTGAGCTGATTGAACTGTCTGAGCAAATGCAGCTGGCATATGCTGAGAAGTTTGTTGGTCAGGTGCTGGAAGTTATTCCTGAAGTAGCCCCTAAAGGGACAGAAGATAGCGGCATACTCTACGGTTATAGTGACAACTACATTCAACTGGTGTTTGAAGGTAATAAGGATCTGGTTGGTAAGGTGTGCCGCGTGAAGCTGACGAAGGCAGGCGTTAATGAAAGTGAAGGCCAATTGGTCCGCGTATTGGAGAATGGGCTGCAAACAGCTTTGTAA
- a CDS encoding 16S rRNA (uracil(1498)-N(3))-methyltransferase codes for MQRYFIPAEQFLEDHVIVTGEDARHIAKVMRGRSGDKIIVSDGVSREALAALDTIEQDHVKATIIEPLEMTSEPYVQITIAQSLPKGDKMETVMQKCTEIGATGFVPFLSERTVVQYDAKKEGKRLERWRKIVKEAAEQSHRNRIPEVSAPLTWKELLASFAGYDLICYCYEKEQGRQLRDVIQPFAGHWASTDKPRVLVVVGPEGGFTEAESLEAEQAGAQSTGLGRRILRAETAGMVALACILYETGEMGGV; via the coding sequence ATGCAGCGTTATTTTATTCCGGCAGAGCAATTTCTAGAAGATCACGTAATTGTTACGGGTGAGGACGCACGGCATATTGCCAAAGTCATGCGCGGCCGTAGTGGCGACAAAATTATAGTCAGTGACGGGGTATCCAGGGAAGCGCTGGCTGCATTGGATACGATTGAGCAGGATCATGTGAAAGCGACGATTATTGAACCGCTGGAGATGACCTCTGAACCGTATGTTCAGATCACCATCGCGCAGAGTCTTCCTAAAGGGGACAAGATGGAGACAGTGATGCAAAAATGTACGGAAATCGGAGCCACCGGCTTCGTACCGTTTTTATCGGAGCGTACGGTCGTACAGTATGATGCCAAAAAGGAAGGCAAGCGACTGGAGCGTTGGCGCAAAATTGTGAAAGAAGCGGCTGAGCAAAGCCATCGCAATCGGATTCCGGAAGTTAGCGCACCCCTGACGTGGAAAGAACTTCTGGCTTCTTTTGCTGGGTATGATTTGATATGTTATTGTTATGAAAAAGAGCAGGGTCGGCAGCTACGGGATGTAATCCAGCCTTTTGCAGGACACTGGGCGTCCACAGACAAGCCGCGTGTGCTCGTAGTTGTGGGCCCGGAAGGCGGCTTTACTGAAGCGGAAAGCCTAGAGGCCGAGCAGGCCGGGGCACAGTCTACAGGACTGGGAAGACGTATTTTGCGTGCGGAGACCGCAGGTATGGTTGCATTGGCATGCATTTTATATGAGACAGGAGAAATGGGAGGGGTTTAA
- a CDS encoding site-2 protease family protein produces the protein MDFLQSIFRVNLNVLPFYLLAVIISFTVHEFAHAYYANKFGDPTAKLLGRVTLNPAVHIDLLGTLLLLIGGFGWAKPVPVNRDNFSRPRLMGIIVSAAGPLSNLLLAFVTTLIYAVLLHFQVLPGMENQRVAQAIYLFINALINLNLFLFIFNLIPLPPLDGYRIVEDVAPTPVRRKLQQFEQWSIFIFLLILIIPQVRAVTIEPLYTLSQMIYIQFLQFSFYITGLFGA, from the coding sequence ATGGATTTTTTACAAAGTATTTTTCGGGTAAATTTAAATGTCCTTCCATTTTACTTGCTGGCTGTGATCATATCGTTTACGGTGCATGAGTTTGCTCATGCGTATTATGCCAATAAATTTGGCGATCCTACGGCCAAGCTACTTGGGCGCGTGACTTTAAATCCGGCAGTTCATATTGATCTGCTGGGTACGCTGTTACTGTTGATCGGAGGCTTTGGATGGGCCAAGCCAGTCCCGGTCAATCGTGACAATTTTAGCCGTCCGCGCCTCATGGGCATTATTGTATCGGCTGCTGGTCCGCTGAGCAATCTGCTGCTTGCATTTGTGACTACGCTGATCTATGCTGTGCTGCTTCATTTTCAAGTATTGCCGGGAATGGAGAACCAGCGGGTGGCACAGGCAATCTATTTATTTATCAATGCACTGATCAATTTGAATCTGTTTTTGTTTATCTTTAATTTAATTCCACTGCCTCCACTCGATGGCTACCGGATTGTGGAGGATGTGGCTCCCACTCCTGTGCGCCGCAAGCTCCAGCAGTTTGAGCAATGGTCGATCTTTATTTTTCTGCTTATACTGATAATTCCGCAGGTACGAGCTGTAACGATTGAACCTCTTTACACGCTGTCTCAGATGATTTATATACAGTTTTTGCAGTTCTCTTTTTACATTACCGGACTGTTCGGAGCCTAA
- the prmA gene encoding 50S ribosomal protein L11 methyltransferase yields MLWNEITIHTSEEAVEMISNFLHEAGAGGVSIEESGSLNKPRDTSYGQWYDRPLNDIPEGQAIIKGYFAEEIDMDSVRAQIEPRVEQLRTFDIDPGEVRYELKTVNEDDWANAWKQYFKPLRVSDHLTIKPTWEEYEPASEDEKIIELDPGMAFGTGTHPTTSLCLRTLESVIQGGEEVIDVGTGSGILAIGAIKLGAKHVLALDLDPVAVSSARENTRLNGLEERITIKESDLLSVLNASDPTLGIQLPVKLVVANILAEIILLFIDDVYNALQPGGIYIASGIWKNKEEAVETALKAAGFEIAEINRDEDWLAFVARKR; encoded by the coding sequence ATGTTGTGGAATGAAATTACAATACATACAAGCGAGGAAGCTGTCGAAATGATTTCGAATTTTCTGCACGAAGCAGGTGCAGGAGGGGTTTCCATTGAAGAATCCGGTTCGCTCAACAAGCCGCGGGATACGTCTTATGGACAGTGGTACGATCGCCCTTTGAACGATATTCCTGAAGGACAAGCGATCATCAAGGGCTATTTTGCTGAAGAAATAGACATGGACAGCGTGCGTGCACAAATTGAGCCGCGGGTTGAACAATTGAGAACATTTGATATTGACCCTGGCGAGGTTCGGTATGAGCTGAAAACGGTCAACGAGGATGACTGGGCTAATGCCTGGAAACAATATTTCAAGCCTTTGCGTGTATCGGATCATTTGACCATCAAACCGACTTGGGAAGAGTATGAGCCTGCGAGTGAAGATGAAAAAATCATTGAGCTTGATCCGGGTATGGCCTTCGGCACTGGTACACATCCGACGACATCCCTTTGCCTGAGAACGCTGGAATCCGTGATTCAGGGTGGAGAAGAAGTCATTGATGTTGGTACAGGCTCCGGTATCTTAGCCATTGGAGCGATAAAGCTGGGAGCAAAGCATGTACTTGCCTTGGATCTCGACCCGGTGGCAGTATCGAGTGCGCGTGAAAATACGCGTTTGAACGGACTGGAGGAACGTATCACCATTAAAGAAAGCGATTTGCTCTCCGTGCTCAATGCAAGTGATCCAACGCTGGGTATTCAACTGCCGGTCAAGCTCGTGGTAGCTAATATTTTAGCCGAGATCATTTTGCTGTTCATTGATGATGTATATAATGCCCTACAGCCAGGCGGTATTTATATTGCTTCAGGAATTTGGAAGAACAAAGAAGAGGCTGTCGAAACCGCATTGAAAGCTGCTGGCTTTGAGATTGCCGAAATCAACCGGGATGAAGATTGGCTGGCGTTTGTGGCGAGAAAGAGGTAA
- a CDS encoding YfhD family protein: MSKNKRFDKVLTKTEKIKRMQSAKNEDVEFSAELADAEDLEAIRRSEVADRRQQRIINDNE, encoded by the coding sequence ATGTCTAAAAACAAACGGTTCGATAAAGTGCTGACCAAAACCGAGAAAATCAAACGCATGCAATCTGCCAAAAACGAGGATGTTGAGTTCTCGGCAGAGCTGGCAGATGCAGAGGATCTGGAAGCGATCCGGCGTAGTGAAGTAGCTGACCGCCGTCAGCAACGTATCATAAACGACAACGAGTAG
- a CDS encoding NAD(P)-dependent malic enzyme, with the protein MSSLIDEIRELHAGGKMETLPKKPIETMEGLSKVYTPGVAEICMEIANDPAKAYQLTIKKNTVAVVSDGTAVLGLGDIGPEAAMPVMEGKAVLFKQFAGVDAFPICLNTKDPDEIVQIVKMIAPAFGGINLEDISSPRCFEIERRLKHELDIPVFHDDQHGTAVVVLAGLVNALKVCGKKMEDVKVVFAGIGAAGMACSRMLLKAGVRNLIGVDRQGAIHRGVEYSNPHWTEYANMTNPHNLSGSLSEVIVGADVFIGVSGPDILTVEDIQSMATDPIVFAMANPKPEIDPAIALPYVRVLATGRSDFPNQINNVLCFPGIFRGALDCHAKTINEEMKLAAGLAIADAICPEELSETYIIPNVFNAKVVQKVRDAVIRAALETGVAMSGETPATTLHP; encoded by the coding sequence ATGAGCAGTTTAATAGATGAGATTAGAGAATTACATGCAGGTGGCAAAATGGAGACCTTACCCAAGAAGCCAATTGAAACAATGGAGGGGTTATCCAAAGTTTATACGCCGGGTGTAGCTGAAATTTGCATGGAAATCGCCAATGACCCAGCCAAAGCATATCAATTAACGATCAAAAAAAATACAGTAGCGGTCGTATCAGATGGAACCGCGGTACTTGGATTGGGAGATATCGGGCCAGAGGCTGCTATGCCTGTGATGGAGGGTAAAGCAGTACTGTTCAAACAATTTGCAGGTGTCGATGCATTCCCCATCTGTCTCAATACGAAGGACCCTGATGAGATTGTTCAAATTGTCAAAATGATCGCTCCTGCCTTTGGCGGCATTAACTTGGAAGATATATCTTCGCCACGCTGTTTTGAGATTGAAAGACGGTTGAAGCACGAACTCGACATCCCAGTATTTCATGATGATCAGCATGGTACGGCAGTTGTTGTATTAGCAGGTTTGGTCAATGCACTAAAGGTATGCGGCAAAAAAATGGAAGATGTCAAAGTCGTATTTGCCGGGATCGGTGCGGCAGGTATGGCCTGCTCCCGTATGCTGCTCAAGGCAGGGGTACGCAATCTGATTGGCGTGGATCGGCAAGGAGCCATTCACCGTGGTGTAGAATACAGTAACCCGCATTGGACAGAGTATGCGAACATGACTAACCCGCATAATTTAAGTGGAAGCTTATCTGAGGTGATTGTGGGAGCTGATGTGTTCATCGGTGTGTCGGGTCCAGATATATTGACTGTGGAAGACATACAGAGCATGGCAACTGATCCTATCGTGTTCGCTATGGCGAATCCGAAGCCGGAAATTGATCCGGCTATAGCCTTACCTTATGTGCGAGTGCTTGCTACCGGCCGCTCCGATTTTCCTAACCAGATTAATAATGTATTGTGCTTCCCGGGAATTTTTCGGGGCGCTTTGGATTGCCATGCCAAGACGATTAACGAGGAGATGAAACTGGCAGCCGGTCTTGCCATTGCTGATGCCATTTGCCCTGAGGAGCTAAGTGAAACTTATATCATACCGAATGTTTTTAATGCGAAGGTGGTTCAAAAGGTACGGGATGCTGTTATTCGCGCAGCCTTGGAGACAGGAGTAGCCATGTCAGGTGAAACTCCGGCTACTACTTTACATCCATAA
- a CDS encoding 2-hydroxycarboxylate transporter family protein, translating to MENATNQPVIQKGQRWSKNTVDGFRMLGRIKVGVIPLPLYAVIALIVYAAAITERLPNDLLGGFAVIMILGILLSDLGAKLPLLKHIGGPAILSLMVPSLMVFWNMFSPSAMGAVHTLMKTSNFLYFYIACLVTGSILGMDRKMLMNGIVKIFAPIIIGSIAAVAVGMVVGMAFGYSAYHTFFFIIIPIISGGIGEGILPLSISYGMVLGKDSAVFVSQFIPAAIIGNIVAIIGAGVLKRLAEKKPKTSGNGRLLKLEKNKGELSPVNLGQSVSFPLMGGGLLLACTFFIVGKLLEPYLHIPGPILMILAAALIKCIQIMPNTLEQGAFHLYKCITASLTWPLMVGLGILYVPLDSVVGILTVPYAITCASVVVALIVTGYFTGKWIHMYPVEAALVTSCRGGLGGTGDVAILSASNRMELMPFAQIATRIGGAGTVILATLLLQLWS from the coding sequence ATGGAAAATGCTACGAACCAGCCTGTCATTCAAAAGGGGCAAAGATGGAGTAAAAATACTGTAGATGGGTTTAGGATGCTGGGGAGGATAAAGGTGGGAGTGATTCCTCTTCCGCTATATGCCGTGATCGCGCTAATTGTTTATGCGGCTGCAATTACAGAAAGACTTCCGAACGATCTATTAGGCGGGTTTGCCGTCATCATGATTTTAGGTATATTGCTCAGTGATCTGGGAGCCAAACTTCCGCTGCTTAAACATATAGGCGGGCCAGCCATTTTATCCCTTATGGTTCCATCGTTAATGGTATTTTGGAATATGTTCAGTCCATCTGCGATGGGGGCTGTGCACACGCTTATGAAAACCTCGAATTTTCTTTATTTTTACATCGCATGTCTAGTAACCGGCAGTATTCTTGGTATGGATCGCAAAATGCTGATGAATGGAATTGTCAAAATTTTTGCCCCCATTATCATAGGATCTATTGCTGCTGTTGCCGTCGGTATGGTGGTGGGTATGGCTTTTGGCTACAGTGCTTATCATACATTTTTTTTCATCATCATTCCGATTATTTCCGGCGGGATTGGAGAAGGCATTTTACCGTTGTCCATTTCGTATGGGATGGTACTGGGCAAGGATTCTGCAGTATTCGTATCCCAGTTTATCCCGGCTGCAATTATCGGTAACATTGTTGCAATTATAGGTGCAGGCGTCTTGAAGAGATTAGCGGAGAAAAAACCAAAAACTTCTGGTAACGGAAGGTTGTTAAAACTCGAAAAAAACAAAGGTGAGTTATCTCCGGTAAACTTGGGACAATCCGTTTCTTTTCCATTAATGGGTGGTGGTCTGTTGTTGGCCTGTACTTTCTTTATTGTGGGTAAGCTGCTGGAGCCGTATCTCCATATTCCAGGGCCGATTCTCATGATTCTGGCGGCGGCATTAATTAAATGTATTCAGATCATGCCGAACACATTGGAGCAGGGAGCTTTTCATTTGTACAAATGTATAACCGCTAGTCTGACGTGGCCCTTGATGGTGGGGTTAGGTATTTTGTATGTGCCATTAGATAGTGTAGTTGGGATTCTAACGGTTCCTTATGCGATTACCTGTGCATCTGTAGTGGTTGCATTGATTGTTACTGGATACTTCACAGGAAAATGGATTCACATGTATCCCGTAGAAGCTGCTTTGGTGACCAGTTGTCGCGGCGGATTAGGGGGCACGGGCGATGTAGCCATTCTGTCTGCATCCAATCGGATGGAACTGATGCCTTTTGCCCAAATTGCTACACGGATTGGCGGGGCGGGCACGGTCATTTTAGCCACCTTGTTACTCCAATTATGGAGCTGA
- the dcuR gene encoding two-component system response regulator DcuR, with product MINVLIVEDDPMVAEFNRKYMEQVEGFQCGGWASSVEEAKKYLAEQAIDLILLDVYMQESNGLDLLSFIRESGVNVDVIVISAASDMSSVKKAMNFGAVDYLIKPFHFNRFLEALTGYREHISIVRERSLLSQEELDRLIYHKSLTKDLARLPKGITKSTLAMIWNCIQQHHKVLFSTEDIAESAGISRVSMRKYLAFMTEIEVLSMETIYGTIGRPVYQYQVLPQAEGIINSYI from the coding sequence ATGATTAATGTCCTGATTGTAGAAGATGATCCGATGGTTGCAGAATTTAACCGCAAATATATGGAGCAGGTAGAGGGATTCCAATGTGGCGGTTGGGCTTCTTCGGTGGAAGAGGCTAAGAAATATTTAGCTGAACAAGCTATTGATCTGATATTGCTAGATGTGTATATGCAAGAAAGTAATGGCCTCGATTTACTGTCATTCATACGGGAGTCTGGAGTGAATGTGGATGTTATTGTCATCTCAGCTGCAAGTGACATGAGTAGTGTCAAAAAGGCGATGAATTTTGGCGCTGTGGATTATTTGATCAAGCCTTTCCACTTTAACCGTTTTCTAGAGGCACTTACCGGGTATCGAGAGCACATTAGTATTGTACGTGAGCGCAGTCTACTATCGCAGGAGGAGTTGGATCGACTGATTTATCATAAAAGCTTGACTAAAGACTTGGCACGGTTGCCCAAGGGGATAACGAAATCCACGCTGGCTATGATATGGAATTGTATCCAGCAGCATCATAAGGTTCTATTTTCCACGGAGGATATTGCGGAGAGTGCAGGGATCTCCAGGGTGTCTATGCGCAAGTATTTGGCTTTTATGACAGAGATTGAAGTGCTTTCTATGGAAACTATATATGGTACCATTGGACGCCCTGTTTACCAATATCAGGTTTTGCCGCAGGCAGAAGGAATCATCAATAGTTATATTTAG
- the dcuS gene encoding DcuS/MalK family sensor histidine kinase, translating into MSSIEKIRTSLRRGKPLLKLRGLITLLVCLVMALVLLPVTLLFAERVELETEKGLEEKSMSIARTLAHTPLIIEQLQQTGSSPSMQEYVKKVSTANHIQFVVVMDMKGIRKTHPDARRIGKAFVGGDEYTALHGQESVSVAKGTLGMSMRAFSPVFSVTGKQVGAIVVGISMQDVQRAQEGNTRLIAIAIGIGMLIGTGGAVVLARKIKNMLVGLEPPEIARLLEERSAMLQSIKEGVIAVDECGRIMLMNAEAIRLLRQAGIEDFSFSGQEITVYLSAFRLQEVLEVSTPLMDEEMELGGITLLTTSVPIRVKGKIVGAIVTFRDKTEMNQLAERLTGVSLYTEALRAQAHEFMNKLHVIMGMVHLRMYDKLEHYIMDAVEHHQVEIGSITRQLKDPVMAGFVLGKLSRAREAGVSFELTPGSHLPESSQTQTTHELITILGNLFDNAVEAMESLEHKRITLSLYYEENQKHGCLTCIMCDNGPGIPEDLVKAIFEKGFSTKGESRGMGLYLVAQSVKRLQGSVKLIPVEQGCCFQIKIPYIIAGNDEHD; encoded by the coding sequence GTGAGTTCCATCGAAAAAATACGGACAAGTCTGCGTCGAGGTAAGCCGCTTTTAAAGCTCAGAGGTCTAATAACGCTGCTCGTATGTCTGGTTATGGCACTTGTGCTCCTGCCAGTAACACTGTTATTTGCGGAGAGAGTTGAGCTTGAAACGGAGAAGGGGCTTGAGGAAAAGTCAATGTCCATTGCACGTACACTCGCCCATACACCACTTATTATCGAGCAATTGCAACAGACAGGTTCTTCTCCTTCCATGCAGGAGTATGTGAAGAAGGTCTCAACAGCGAATCATATCCAATTCGTCGTGGTTATGGATATGAAGGGAATTCGTAAAACGCACCCCGATGCTAGGAGGATTGGCAAAGCCTTTGTCGGAGGAGACGAGTATACTGCACTTCATGGTCAGGAGAGTGTGTCCGTTGCAAAGGGGACATTAGGCATGTCCATGCGAGCCTTTTCCCCTGTGTTCAGTGTGACGGGAAAGCAGGTAGGGGCAATTGTTGTTGGTATATCCATGCAAGATGTACAGCGGGCCCAGGAAGGCAACACCCGTCTTATTGCTATCGCCATTGGTATCGGAATGTTGATTGGCACAGGAGGAGCGGTTGTGCTGGCTCGTAAAATCAAAAATATGCTGGTCGGTCTGGAACCGCCGGAAATCGCACGTTTGCTGGAGGAACGCAGCGCGATGTTGCAATCCATCAAGGAAGGAGTCATTGCGGTAGATGAATGCGGTCGTATCATGCTGATGAATGCAGAAGCGATCCGTCTACTGAGGCAAGCGGGGATTGAAGACTTCTCATTCTCTGGACAGGAAATTACTGTTTATTTATCTGCTTTCCGATTACAAGAGGTCTTGGAAGTAAGCACTCCACTGATGGATGAGGAGATGGAGTTGGGTGGGATTACCTTGCTGACCACCAGTGTTCCGATACGGGTCAAAGGAAAAATTGTCGGAGCCATTGTAACCTTTCGGGATAAGACGGAGATGAACCAGCTTGCGGAACGTTTGACCGGAGTTTCTTTGTACACGGAAGCACTACGCGCACAGGCTCATGAATTTATGAACAAGCTGCATGTCATTATGGGGATGGTGCACTTGCGAATGTATGATAAACTGGAACACTATATTATGGACGCCGTCGAACATCATCAAGTAGAGATTGGTTCCATTACTCGGCAGCTTAAGGACCCAGTGATGGCGGGGTTTGTATTAGGAAAATTAAGCCGGGCCAGAGAGGCAGGGGTAAGTTTTGAACTGACTCCGGGTAGTCACTTACCTGAATCCAGTCAAACTCAAACGACTCACGAGCTGATTACTATTCTTGGCAATCTGTTTGATAATGCGGTGGAGGCGATGGAATCTCTGGAGCACAAGCGGATTACCCTTTCACTTTATTATGAGGAAAATCAGAAGCATGGCTGTCTGACCTGTATCATGTGCGACAATGGTCCGGGTATACCGGAGGACCTTGTGAAGGCTATTTTTGAAAAAGGTTTTTCGACCAAGGGAGAGTCACGAGGGATGGGACTTTATCTAGTGGCGCAAAGCGTGAAGAGGCTACAAGGTAGTGTAAAGTTGATCCCAGTCGAGCAGGGGTGCTGTTTTCAGATTAAGATTCCATACATTATAGCGGGGAATGATGAACATGATTAA
- the dnaJ gene encoding molecular chaperone DnaJ, with product MADKRDYYEVLGVAKGASDEEVKKAYRKLARQYHPDVNKAADAEAKFKEVKEAYDVLSDGQKRARYDQYGHVDPNQGMGGGFGGADFGGGFGDIFDMFFGGGNGRRDPNAPQRGNDLQYTMTIEFKEAVFGKETDIQIERTETCDTCHGTGAKAGTQPQTCSVCHGSGQEEVVQNTPFGRMVNRRACSNCGGSGKIIKEKCTTCSGSGRVRKKRKIHIRIPAGVDDGAQMRINGEGEGGVNGGPAGDLYVVFRVKSHDFFEREGDDIYCEIPLTFSQAALGDEVEIPTLTEKVKLKVPAGTQTGTYFRLKGKGVPKLRGVGQGDQHIKVVVVTPSKLSEEQKDLLRQFSSLSGEQTHENEQSFFDRVKRAFRGD from the coding sequence TTGGCTGATAAGCGTGATTATTATGAGGTACTAGGTGTCGCAAAAGGCGCTTCGGATGAAGAAGTCAAAAAGGCTTACCGCAAGCTTGCGCGTCAGTATCATCCGGACGTGAACAAGGCTGCGGACGCAGAAGCTAAATTTAAAGAAGTAAAAGAAGCTTACGATGTTCTCAGCGATGGTCAGAAGCGGGCAAGATACGACCAATACGGTCATGTAGACCCAAATCAGGGCATGGGAGGCGGCTTTGGTGGTGCCGACTTCGGTGGCGGGTTTGGTGATATTTTTGATATGTTCTTTGGTGGCGGTAACGGTCGGCGTGATCCGAATGCACCGCAACGAGGGAACGATCTTCAATATACGATGACGATTGAATTCAAAGAAGCGGTGTTTGGTAAAGAAACCGACATTCAAATTGAACGTACGGAAACATGCGATACGTGTCATGGTACAGGAGCCAAGGCGGGCACTCAACCACAGACCTGTTCCGTCTGCCATGGCAGTGGACAAGAAGAAGTGGTACAGAATACACCGTTTGGCCGCATGGTTAATCGACGCGCTTGCTCCAATTGCGGTGGTTCCGGAAAAATTATCAAGGAAAAATGTACGACTTGTAGCGGATCAGGCCGTGTCCGCAAGAAACGTAAAATTCATATTCGCATTCCGGCGGGTGTGGATGACGGCGCACAAATGCGTATCAACGGGGAAGGCGAAGGCGGTGTCAACGGAGGACCGGCTGGTGACTTGTACGTCGTATTCCGTGTGAAGTCGCACGACTTCTTTGAGCGTGAGGGAGACGATATCTACTGTGAAATTCCGCTGACGTTTTCACAGGCAGCATTGGGAGATGAGGTGGAGATCCCAACGTTGACCGAGAAAGTGAAGCTGAAAGTTCCAGCAGGCACACAAACAGGCACTTATTTCCGTCTTAAAGGAAAGGGTGTGCCAAAACTGCGCGGCGTAGGTCAAGGTGACCAGCATATTAAGGTAGTTGTGGTAACGCCTAGCAAGCTGAGTGAGGAACAGAAGGATTTGCTGCGTCAGTTCTCTTCGCTTAGTGGAGAGCAGACACATGAGAATGAGCAGTCCTTTTTTGATCGTGTGAAGCGGGCTTTCCGAGGCGACTAA